A region from the Aquimarina sp. ERC-38 genome encodes:
- a CDS encoding efflux RND transporter periplasmic adaptor subunit — protein MRKIILSILGVLLIVGAFFGAKTIIANKKRPKPKPDKVIKTVFTDTVKNTAVPIEIASTGSLIAKRRLELYAEVQGVFRGGAKLFRTGQTFNRGQVLIRMDATEYYASVQSAKSNLYNLITSIMPDLRLDYPDFFDKWQTYLDSFDMSKATPELPEVTSDQEKFFITGRNIYSSYYNVKNLEQRLSKYTIVAPFKGVLTQALVNEGTLIRPGQKLGEFIETGTYEMEIAIPKEYADLLTIGNKVTLKDLKSSKTYLGHIVRVNGSVDQASQTITSFVEISDPALREGMYLEAVLKGKEQENAIEMDRSLLLSDNEVYIVRDSILDVIPVQPVYFSDKKMVLQGIPDGTVVLSKSVPGAYAGMLVSPFQESKKENAVGTSQTLAD, from the coding sequence ATGAGAAAAATTATACTTTCAATTTTAGGCGTATTATTGATTGTTGGTGCTTTTTTTGGTGCTAAAACGATCATTGCAAATAAAAAACGCCCTAAACCCAAACCGGATAAAGTAATCAAAACCGTTTTTACGGATACGGTAAAGAATACCGCAGTTCCTATCGAAATTGCATCTACTGGTAGTCTGATTGCTAAAAGACGCCTGGAACTTTACGCTGAAGTTCAGGGGGTATTTAGAGGTGGAGCAAAATTATTTAGAACCGGACAGACTTTTAATAGAGGTCAGGTATTGATACGTATGGATGCGACGGAGTATTATGCTTCGGTACAATCGGCAAAAAGTAATTTATACAATTTAATTACATCGATTATGCCGGACCTTCGTTTGGATTATCCTGATTTTTTTGACAAATGGCAAACCTACCTGGATAGTTTTGATATGAGTAAAGCGACTCCTGAACTTCCGGAAGTGACATCTGACCAGGAAAAGTTTTTTATCACCGGTCGTAATATTTATAGTTCGTACTACAATGTAAAAAACCTGGAACAACGGCTTTCTAAGTATACCATTGTTGCTCCGTTTAAGGGGGTTTTAACCCAGGCTTTGGTAAATGAGGGTACGTTGATCAGACCGGGTCAAAAATTAGGAGAATTTATTGAAACGGGAACCTACGAAATGGAAATTGCCATCCCAAAAGAATATGCTGATCTCCTAACGATTGGTAACAAAGTTACCTTAAAAGATTTGAAGAGTAGTAAAACCTACCTTGGTCATATTGTACGGGTTAACGGGAGTGTCGATCAGGCTTCGCAAACGATTACTTCGTTTGTTGAAATATCAGACCCTGCCCTTAGAGAAGGTATGTACCTCGAAGCTGTACTTAAAGGAAAAGAACAGGAAAATGCAATTGAGATGGATCGTAGTTTATTATTATCTGACAATGAAGTGTATATTGTAAGGGATAGTATTCTAGATGTCATCCCCGTGCAACCCGTCTATTTTTCAGATAAAAAGATGGTTCTTCAAGGCATTCCGGATGGTACAGTAGTATTATCTAAAAGTGTTCCGGGAGCATATGCCGGGATGTTAGTCTCTCCTTTTCAAGAAAGTAAAAAGGAAAATGCAGTAGGAACTTCTCAAACGCTGGCTGACTAA